One stretch of Candidatus Acidiferrales bacterium DNA includes these proteins:
- a CDS encoding CPBP family intramembrane glutamic endopeptidase, giving the protein MSDFHSGRAFGSSPPPAPTESAGGESPKSGPASPAGTGASWTPPEVFSAPVHPRRDPPWGVYGVVGFGIFFLLALILISALGFGIYALRHGIRDAATLQKAVAHNAFLLIPIQAIVYALSLGFLYVNVRLYHGVEFWKSIRWNSLPGRLAQRYLSLGCLAAVAIQVASGLAAPKKKLPIDELLSSPGAIYLLAAFGILVAPFVEEVVFRGYLYPVLARAWGTSAGILATALLFAAIHAQQLWGGWAQIALILLVGLILTYVRARTGSVLASYLVHLSYNLTVFLLIWVVTDFFRKLPMK; this is encoded by the coding sequence TTGAGCGATTTCCATTCAGGGCGAGCCTTCGGGTCGAGCCCGCCTCCCGCCCCCACCGAATCCGCCGGGGGCGAATCGCCCAAGTCGGGGCCAGCAAGCCCCGCCGGCACCGGGGCAAGCTGGACTCCCCCGGAGGTCTTCTCCGCTCCGGTGCACCCCCGGCGCGATCCTCCCTGGGGTGTGTATGGCGTCGTGGGATTCGGCATTTTCTTCCTGCTGGCGTTGATCCTCATTTCCGCCCTTGGGTTCGGCATCTACGCCCTTCGACATGGGATTCGCGATGCGGCCACGTTGCAGAAGGCGGTGGCCCACAATGCCTTTTTGCTCATCCCCATCCAAGCCATCGTTTATGCGCTCAGCCTTGGTTTCCTCTACGTGAATGTGCGGCTTTATCACGGGGTTGAATTCTGGAAATCCATCCGCTGGAACTCTTTGCCCGGCCGGTTGGCCCAGCGCTATCTCTCGCTTGGATGTCTCGCCGCGGTCGCGATTCAGGTTGCTTCCGGGCTGGCGGCGCCCAAAAAGAAGTTGCCGATCGATGAGCTGCTCTCCAGCCCGGGCGCGATCTATCTCCTGGCGGCCTTCGGCATCCTGGTGGCGCCTTTTGTCGAGGAGGTGGTCTTCCGCGGTTATCTTTATCCCGTGCTGGCGCGCGCTTGGGGCACGAGCGCGGGCATCTTGGCGACCGCCCTTCTCTTTGCCGCCATTCACGCGCAGCAGCTCTGGGGCGGCTGGGCGCAGATCGCTCTCATCCTGCTGGTCGGGTTGATCCTGACTTACGTGCGCGCCCGCACCGGCTCGGTGCTGGCGAGTTATCTGGTCCACTTGAGTTACAACTTGACCGTTTTTCTCTTGATCTGGGTCGTGACCGATTTCTTCCGCAAACTTCCGATGAAGTAA